The sequence TATGAAATTGCTACAAAGTATTGATAACCACAAAGAAATTTAACACAGAGAACAAGAGAACTCCGATGTCAAAGATTCTCCGACTGACACCCGCCCTGCGGGCACTCAGATTGAGAACGTAGTGATTTCAATCTGATTCTACATGTACAAAGCAAGCCTTGCACTCTTCCCTGCAATACCCGTGAGAGATCAAGGACAGTACTCGAATCAATTCTCCATAAGTCTCGCCTTCCCTTTTCAGCTCCTTGTCCTCTTAGTAATATTCCTTCAACTCGTCTCTATATCTTACATGAGCGTGTCACGTAGCTTGTCGTGGTGACTGCTTTCGTTGCTATGCTTGGTCTCATTCTCGCCTTCTGtgtgatgatgacggtgatgatCAAACACGCCTTCGAACAAAGAGTCTCTGTTCTCGGACTTATGTGCTTCTGCCTCTTGGTCAGCACGTGGGGAACCCCTCAGAGTGATTTCAAGGCAATAAACCTACCCTAAGGCATGTTGGTGTATTTTGAATAGATCTAAATCTTCCAGCAGACAGGTTATCTCAAGTTGCTCAAAACTAACGTCAAATACCCTGTGGTCCTGGACTGTTTATGTAACACTTCTCATCTGAGGAAGAGACTGAAGTCTGATCATGACGTCCTCAAAATGGATTTTACAGCGGCTTTGCCATTGAGAATACAGACGTGGAAGCTTGAACCGCGGGCACAATATTGATCTCAAACACAGATCCGTCCACAGCTCGACGATCCTCCGATGTCAGTGATTACCACATGGGCAGACTAGAGGATGTCTACAGGTGTTCTATTCATGATCCATTGCATCCGTATGCGCATGCGGCACTACTCATGGGTCTGAATGGTTATGAGAGGTTCCAGGCTCTTTTTTGGGCAATGAAATAAGCTTGTTCACCGTCAATAGTGTCACTGAGGCTACCACCTACAGCACTATATTCTTCTCGCCCATGCTGGGTCTTCTTTGTCTTATCTCCTCTATCTATACCTTCGCATATCCATTCGCTACGGTGAACGCTTAGCCAGTCAGTGCCCCTCTCACCCGTTTAGCTATCTTTTTAGTACTATTTTTAAACAAATCCTGCTTCTCCCTCTATCGTTCGTTTAACTTTGGCCAATTTCGCCTGTACGGTCAGCATCGGCAATTCCATTGGGGACTCGCTCACCGGCCTTCCGCCTCCGAAAGACTTACATCCTCTCTGTGAGATCAAAAGTGCTAAGCATACTGCTATTTCCAGTCCTGGCGGCCTTCTCTTTCACATCCACAATGATCACCATGACCTATGCTTCAAATTCGAGTGCCAACTCATGAAAGGCTTGGGCAGTGCAGCAAAGCTGATCGATCAAATCGTGAGACTTCGCTACTTCGATTGGCGAGACTTCGTCGGTCACCTGGAGTGCTGACATAAACACGTGAAGTGAGGTACGACCCCTTGCGTCATTCGCCCGTTTTTCCAACGCCGCTGCATGCGCTAGTGGTCTGGAACCTGTCcgaccttttcttccttttttttgctgctCGCTCGTCCCTACTGGGCCATTGCGCCATCTTGCGCGAAAAACCTCTCATGGGCGTGCTTCAACCTCGAGGGCGGCGTGATTCGCGCGCTTCAGCTCTCTCACGCAGCTTGGGTTGGGATCGTGGTCGGGATCCGGATGCATCGATCGCGCCAGAATCCCTCGTGGAACATGCGCATGCCAATTTGGGCAGCTCCGCGGGAGCCGGAACAGAGGCCAGCAGCTACAATGCCTCCAGCATGAGAACTCCCAGTCGCTCCTTTTATCACCGATCTTTTAATGCCCCTACCGGTaggcctttttcttctcctttttctctccctcccctcccccctctcttttccctcatTGAATAGCTCTCAATTTGAGTACGGAGTGCGCAGAGTGTGCCAAAGATTCTTCGACAAGGACTGGTGGAGCAGTGGAAGGAGTTGTTGAGCTGCTGTATAGCCTCCCGTTGAAAGGGACGACAAAGGGAAAAAATGCATAAGAAAAAACATAATCGACTGACTACTCTGATCCATCCCAATAGACACCGCCCACTATGCATCAAGTGGATTGCGTGAACAGACGGCTGAATTAGCAACATACGGCCTCTCTCTCAATAGAAGACAATCGCGGGGGAAAACTAGCTTAGCGCCGAGTCTGGACATCTTTCGCAGTCAAATCCAACAATCACCATCGGCCTCGCAGGATGGCGTGGCCAGCTCATACCTTCTCGGGGAAGATGACGATTCGAATTCCCAGGCCGTGCTCCTAGATCCTTCGACTGCCTCGGCATCATCGGCATTGACACAAATGATCCAGCATCCGAATCACGATATGGATCACACTGCCAAACCAGTAGAAGACGCCCCCTTTTCGCACCTGTCGACTATTGATGATGAATCCGAGACCCGCGAAACGGAGACTACCTCATTGCTATCCAAGGTCCGATCTAAATCCTTGCACCAGTATGGCGCGACGGAGGACGTGGAAGGTCTGGGCCGGCCAGCTCAGCGGGGGCCGAACGCGGCAGTTCAGGGCATCGCAGCAGTGAGAGAGTGGTCAAGCATTCTGGCGAACCCGAAAGCTTGGGATCGGCGAGCGATCTGGAGGAGCGGCGTTGTTCATCCTCTGAGTCTGCTCCCCGCGGTCATTcttggtctccttctcaacatcctcgacgCGCTCTCCTACGGCATGATTCTGTTCCCCCTCGGTGAACCATTGTTCGCACACCTCGGGGCAGATGGAATTTCCATGTTCTACGTCAGCACGATCATCTCCCAGGTAGTCTTCTCCAGCGGAGGGTCCATCTTCAAGGGGGGAATCGGCAGTGAGATGATTGAAGTGGTCCCGTTCTTCCACCAAATGGCATTTACCATCATGGACCGGATAGGCAAAGACAAACCACAATCGGTCATTGCCACCACGATCCTCGCCTTCTCGGCCAGTTCCGTGCTGACAGGtctggtcttcttcctgaTGGGCGCCTGTGGTCTCGGATCACTGATCGGATTCTTTCCTCGCCATATCCTGATCGGCTGTATCGGTGGGGTGGGCTACTTCCTTCTGCAGACGGGGGTGGAGGTCTCTGCTCGCCTCCCGGGTTCTCTCGAATACAATCTCGGCACTCTCCAAAAGCTCTTCCAGCTCGACACCTTTCCACTTTGGATGATACCCCTTTTCCTTGCCATTGCTCTCCTTGTTTTGAAGCGTTTCGTACGATCTAATTTCCTTGTCGGTGCCTACTTTATTGGTGTAGCCGTGATTTTCTATATCGTGATTCTCAGTGCCCGAATCTCGATGCCAACTTTGCATCACAAAGGTTGGGTGTTTGATGCACCATCCTCTAACCATCCGTGGTACCACTTCTATACTCTATATGGTGAGAGTCTTCAGGTCGCTCCGTGAGGAAGTCCCCAGGAACCCGCTAACGTTGTTGTTCAGATTTCTCGGCAGTGGACTGGGTGGCTTTCCTAGACACCATTCCCGCCATGTTCGCACTGACCTTTTTCGGAGTTCTCCACGTGCCGATCAACGTTCCAGCGCTCGGCATCTCCACCGGGGAGGACAATCTTAACGTGGACCGAGAGCTGATGGCACACGGTGTCACCAATGCCTTGTCGGGCTTCGCAGGGAGCATTCAGAACTATCTGGTGTATACCAACAGCCTCTTGTTCATTGCAAGCGGTGGGAACTCCCGTCTGGCCGGTCTCATGTTGGCCGCTGCCACGGCCGGGATCATGTTCATCGGGCCGGTCATCATTGGTTACATCCCAGTGATGGTCGTCGGcgccttgatcttcttgctcgGTATTGAACTCTTGCAGGAAGCCCTGGTTGACACATGGGGCAAGCTGACGAGACTGGAATATTTGACGGTAGGTGTCATTTCCGATATCTCTTTTGGAGGCCCTTCGAATGCAAGAGGAGATGCTAACCGAAATAGGTTGTCATCATTGTTGTGACCATGGGCGCAGTGGACTTTGTGATGGGCATTCTGGTTGGAATTATTCTGGCCTGTGTGAATTTTGTCGTCCAGACCTCCCGCAAATCTGCCATCCGTGCGACCTTTTCTGGAGAGATTGCTGGATCCACGGTCCGTCGGCCACCAATCCAGCAACAGTTCCTCCGAGAAGCTGGACGGCAGACGTTGATCATGAAGCTGGGGGGCTATCTCTTCTTTGGCACAATTGTCAACGTCGAGAACACGATGCGCGGGCTgattgaagaggaggctTTTTCGCAACAACCAATCCGCTTCCTCATTCTTGATTTCTCACGCGTGTACGGTCTTGATTTTTCTGCCGCCGAAGCGTTCACGCGCATCAACCGGGTGCTACTGAAGCGAAATGTTCAAACAGCTATCTCTGGTCTGAACGTCGAAGGCGAGGTCGGTAAGTCTCTTCAGAATGTTGGCCTCTTCGAGCCTGAGTCTGGCGTCCCGATCTTCGAAGACCTCAATGCCGCCCTTGAATTTTGCGAGAACAATTACCTCAAGATCTTTTACGATCATCAAGAAGCATTCATCCGCACCCCCTTGGGGACAACGACTCCGGAGACCGTCATTGAATGTGAACCCCAGTCGCCGCTCCCTGTGCCTCAAATCCCCAATGCAAGCCTGGCCGATGGCATGGTGAGTTCCCCACGTGGGCAATACCTCCAACGAGTAGCGACCAGCACCCTCCGTGACCACGAACATCAGACGACATTGATGGCTGCTCCCGCCTGGTCGTTAATGCGCCAACCCCTTCCACTCCTCCTTCAAACCTTCCAGGGTCTTTCGACTCAGAACGAAGACTTCTGGTTCCCCGCATGTGCATACTTCTCCCGCAAGTCATACCCAGCAGAAGCGGTCTTGTATCACGAAGGAGAGGTCCCTCGCGCCTTTTATCTCCTCGAATCTGGCATGCTCCGTGCCGAGTACAACCTACCGCAGGGCCGATACTTTGAGCTTATCGTCGCCGGTCGGCCATGTGGTGAATTGCCTTTCTTCAGTAACACACGGCGCACTGCCACCGTCAAGGCGGAGCACGATTGCGTGGCTTGGTGTCTAAGTGATGAGCGCTGGAAAGCACTGCAGGAGGAAGAGCCCCGGATTGCAAGGGAGTTGCTTACCGTGAGCTTGAAGCTGACGACGGAGAGGATGGACAGCATTACTTCGTGAGTTCTTTCCGACCAAGAAATCTTTTCCCATGGATAGACTATCAATATGCTGACTCGAACTACAGATATGTGTTAACTATGGCGGCTTAATTGCATTGCTCCCCCCTGCTGGTTTCATTCTTGCAAATTCGAGTggggtggaggagggtgGTCATTTGAGCGAGTGATGATTTATTTTGCACGTTTTTTTCGCATAATCACTATTTTTTACACGTGAGAATTTAGATGATGAAATATAATGTCACGTTGGTCATTACGTGGATGCATGCTTATCAAAATCACCAATTTCTCTCCTTACCACACCGGGCAAAAAAATGTGTCAGCTATAAACAAAAACAGTATATCACTTCATTTCAATGGATCATTTATCACATTTCTCGCTAAaaataacaaaaaaaagatcttGCCCAGCTATCATTAGAAACCAAAGAAACCCCACTGATAAATCTCGAAGATGTAAATAGGTGTGAACCGTGGTTCCACGGCACTTGTCACGCATTTCCGTCAAGTCATCACAAACgtagagagagaaagatggcaCTTTACAGACGAGCATTGATACATTTCTTGACCTCTGCATCTGTCGACAATCCATCAGCCAGCATGCGTTTACTGTCCGGGTCGTACAACGGATCCGCAGCGACAGTGGCCCGGATACGTTTCCCGAAATACTCAATCTCGACCTTGGTGCCTTGGCTCATTGTGCCCCCAAGCCAGGCATATGCCACGGGCTTGCGAACAGTGAAACCAAACGCTGCACTCGTCACGTAGCCAATGGCCTTGTTGTTGTAGAACACAGGCTCTTTGCCCATGATCATGGATTGACCATCATCTACGGCGAGACAACACAATCGGCGAGGGGGCCTCTGCTTGGCAGACGGCGAGATGCGGTCAAGTGCGGTCTTGCCGACGTAGTCTTCCCATTTACTTGCGCGGACGGCACCCGCCACACCGGCTTCGAAGGGAGTATGTTCGGTGGTCATGTCCGCGCCATAGATGCGATACCCTTTCTCCAGGCGAAGAGCGTTAAAGGCGGCTCGGCCTGCGGCAATAAGGCCGTGGATCTTCCCGGCTTGGTAGATGATGTCCCATAATCGTTGGCCGTATTCGGCACTTGTCTGGAGTTCCCAGCCGAGTTCACCGACGTAGGACTTGCGGAATGCGGTAATAGGGATGCCTTTGATAATGCATCGCTTGACGCCGAAGTAGGGCAGAGCTTTGTTCGAAAAGTCCTCCGTTGTGGTCTCGTAGAGTACATCGCGGGCGCGAGGTCCCCATAGCCCAATGCAGCAGGTACTGCCGGTAATATCGCGGACCTGGGCAAGCTTGCCTGTTGCACTGTGGTGCCGGGCCTCGCGGCATAGATAGGCCAGATCGGTGGCGGAATTGGCGCCAATCTGGAAGAGATTCTCTTCGAGTCGGGAGATGAAAACGTCTCCGCGAATGCCACCGTGGTCATTTAGGAAAAGAGCATAGGTGATAGTACCGGGTTTGGTGTTGATGTCCGCCGTGCTGAGGCGCTGGAGCAGGTCCAAAGCGCCCGGTCCAGCTACTTCAAATCGATGGAAGGAGGTCATGTCGAACATGGCTACGGCGTTGCGCGTTTTCCATGCCTCGGCCGCTGCGATGGGGGAATAGAATTTGCTGGACCACGAATCACGCGCCACGGGTCTCCATTGAGGCGGCAGGTAATTGAGCAATTCCCGGTTTGACTCGTACCAGAAGGGACGCTCCCAACCTCCTAGCTCCAGGAAGTAGGCGCCcaactctttctctcgcgcATAGAAGGGACTCGTCCGCAGCTGGCGTGGGGATAGTCTGGGTTGAGCGGGATGCAAAATATCGTAAATCTCGACAAAGTTCTGAGAGGATGTCTCCTCGATGTACTCTGGACTCAACTGAACCTCTTCAAATCGAGACAATTCGCATTCGGACATGTCGATCGCTGAGTGACCAGTCGTGAGGGTCTCGGCAACAGCGCGAGCAACGCCCGCAGAGTGTGTCACCCAAACAGCCTCGGCGACCCAGAAGCCGTCCAGGTTGGGAGCTTGTCCAAAGATGGGCCCTCCATCCGGCGTGAAGGAAAATACTCCATTGAGCCCATCCGCGATTTGCGTTTCTTGTAACATGGGCAGCAGTCGCTGTGTCTCCTTCCAAGCAGGGGCAAAGTCCTCCTCGGTAAATTCCAGACGAGATGGCATATTCTGCTCATCCACATTCTTGGGGGTCAGACCCAGAGACGACGCCTTGACTGGCATAGGGCGATGACCATAGTATCCGATCCCAAATTGGTCACCATGCTCCCGGTAGTACAAATCATGATCCTGGTGTCGTAGGATTGGTAATTCGGCGTTCTTTCCATTTATTTGCTTGTTCAATTCTCGACCGACCAGACCCGGCACAGCCGTTGTTTTGGCATATTGGTGGGCAAGCGGCAAAAGAGGGATGGACAAGCCGACCATGGCACCGAGTTCCACGCCCCAGAAGCCGGCGCAGGAGACAACGATATCGGCGGGAATAATGCCCTTTGGAGTTTCCACTCCGGTCACTTTCCCATAACCCCTCTCGATTCCCGTCACTGGGGTCAATTCGAGGTAATTGACCCCGGCAGCGCGAGTTCGTTCGATTAGGAGCTGAGTCGCGCGGGCTGCAAGTGCTAGGCCGTCGCTGGGGATGTGTAGACCTCCTAGCACGACATCTTTGTTGAGATGCGGATACAATTTCAAACATTGCTCTGCACTCACGAGATGGGATTCAATACCCCACGAGGAAGCATAACCGTGCCTCCGCTTGATATCCTGGAGACGCTCGGGGGTCGTGGCAACTTCGAGCCCACCAACTTGATTGAAGCAATTCTGGCCGTCCTTCTCGAGAGATTCAAGCTTCTCAACCGTGTATCGTGCCAAATTTGTCATCGTCTTCGAGGGAGTGGTCTGGAACACCAGGCCCGGGGCATGGGACGTTGAGCCTCCAGGCATGTATAGTGGGCCTTGCTCAACGACGGTGATGTTCTTCCATCCTCGCGAGACCAGCTCATCTGCGAGGTTGGTACCGACGATGCCAGCGCCGATAATGACGACACGCTGTGTGTTGGACATGAtgaggttgaggatgagtAGAATTTATCTCACCCTGACGCGTCGAGGTCCGAATGCTTTCGCTTTATAATTCCAGTCGGGGCCCGCCCATAAACCGGATATTTACAACCTCCCCGCAAGAAGAGACAGCTCACCCCCGCAGATTGCGCATCAGTTACAATTCGTTTGGCAAGCTCCGGGTACCGTGCATCTATGAAGCCTATCAATGCCCCGCATCGGCTCGGACGGTACTCGGGGAGGACCACACCGGCGACAAGTCCAGATCTTCCTTTGGGGGGAGGGCTTAGAGCCCGCATTAGTCGAGGCATTGGATTGTAAAATTGGCGATCTGCTTTGATCCGGCAGGCTTGGGATCTGATGCTGAGGTTGTTACATGTAATCATTCAGCCCTGAAGATGCTGTACGCCGCCCGGACACAAGTAGTGTCGAGCGAGATCTCGAACGAACGATTGACAAAGAGATTTGCCACTCGAAGCTCAAGACTCCCAGTCAGAACTCAGCCGTCACCTCCAGATCCAGCCAGCTTCACAGTGCACCAGGTGCTCGAATTTGTTGTCATTGGGTCAGACGAGCACCACCTGTGGGACTTGATCAGTTGACGATTGCTTAAAACGAACGGCGGCTCGGATGGGAACCGCTCACGTGCACGGATGAGCTTAATCGGCCCTTGCGGTCGGCTGTCGATCCATCCTCCCGCATCCTTCGGTATATCAACGTTCAGGAAGGCATCACGAGGTGGAAATGGATAATGGCACAGAATCTGTATGTATTGGAAAGAACATTTGAAATGGAAATATGTACTTGAAGAAATTCAGAAATCCATCTGGTATCAAAACACCATAAAACGATCAGCGATGAGCCACGGCCTGCACGTTGTCCGATTTGGACACAATCAGGTCGCATGGGAAAGTATTGGAAAAATTTAGTCCAGAACACCGTGCAAATCATCCACCATAGACTCAATCATTAAATACAACCATGACTCGGAAGATTAGCGGGAATTGGAGCATCGGTATGAACCGAGAAACAGAAATCAACATATGAAATAGTGGCCAGAATTGGCAGATCaccaaaaagagagagagagaaagagaaggaaaaaaaagaaagaaagaaagaaagaaagagaaggggcTTGAAGCTGCTCAGGGTACTGAACGGGTCACCATGCGCAAGGGTATCTGTGACCAAACCTTGACAGCCATCCTCCTACTGAAGAGAGCCCTTAAGCAGGAGCTCAGTTCCTTCCGGCCAGCCGGAAGACTCGGCCATCTCAAGCACAGTCTGACCCGTCTCATCCCTTTGGGTGAAATCCACCGGACCACCGCGACCGACCAGAATTTCAAGGAGCGGGAGATCCCGATTCTCGATAGCTTGCATGATGGCATTCCAGTCACGGTAGCAGAGGTTAGGGTTGGCGCCCTTGTCGATAAGCAACTTGATCATGGAGAAGTCATCGCCCTTGCGACGTCGAATCGCCTTCACAAGCGGCAGATGTTCACCGGGGGCATTGGGATCAGCGCCCGCTTCGTTAAGGAGGAATCGCACAATGTCAAAGTGATGCTCTCTCAGCGCCGTTGTCAGAGGTGAGAAGACGCCGCCATTCTTCCATTCAACACCAGCGCCAGCTGCCAGCAAAAGCTTGACACTTTCCAGAGAACCCGACTGAACTGCTTTCTCCATGACACCCTTGTGGGCAGAGAGATTTTGGGTGACAGGTAAGATCATCCGAAGCACCTCTGAAGATTGCGTCGCCATGTAGATGGGCCAGTCTTGGCCACGGATTTTGGGGTCCGCACCGTGCGCCAGTAACCAGTCGATCATCTCCATGCGATTCTCTCGAATCGCCGTCGTCAGAGCAGTGTGTCCTTCTGAATTGCGATCATTTGGGCTGGCTCCGTGCTCAATCACCCACTGCAGGGCTTTCATATGGTTCCAGTGGACGGCGCTTTCTGCGATTCCAGGCGGTTTGCGCAGGTCAGCACCAGCGGCCAGCAACTGCGGGAGGTATTGAAGCCGGTCATGGCTGATACATTTCCACGCGGGGTATTCAGATGCCATCACATTGGCGTCGGCACCGTGGCTCAGTAACAACTCCAGAATGTCAGGGCGGTCATCACGGATAGCCGAGCAGAGAGGGGTGTAGACTCCGTCCTTCTTCAGATTGGGATCGACACCAGCCTGAAGCAAAACGCGCACGGCATCAATGCTGTTCACGCTCGTCGCTTGCTCCATGAGCCCGGGGGTCTTCTTGATATCCGCACCTCGGGCGAGTAATATCCGGAGACAGTCAGGGCGGTGCACTGCAGACCAAAGGGCATGCTCAGGACCCGGTAGATTCGGGTTCGCATGGTGATCCAGAAGAGAAGTTACAATGGCCGGCTGATCCTTCAAGACTGCCTCACACAGAGCGGTTTTTCCATGTTTGTCCTTCAGGTCTGGGTTGCAGCCGGCGTCCAGCAGAATGCTGATGATTTTCTGTGATGCTCCATGACGAATTGAATCAATCAGCAGGGTCGTGTCGTTGTGGATTTCTTCGTTGGGTTTGCCACCGTAAGCAAGTAGAGTCTGAACCAGTGTGGGACTCCCTCTGAAAACTGAGCTGGTTAATGGGGAGTCGAGCTCTGCCTGTGCACGATAGTTCACGTCGGCACCATGTTGGAGGAGTAATGTGGCGCCTTCAATGAACGATTGCTCAACGGCTAGGAGAAGAGGCGTCTGGCCGTGCGAATCGGGGATGTTTGGGTTCGCCTTGAACTGCAACAGTAGCTGCGCGCTCTCCAGGTCTCGTTGAATGATGGCCTCATTCAAAGGATGAATGTTCTCATGCCTGTCGGGCGACATCCCATTGGCCAACAGCCGCTGGAGAAGGATGTGGTTGCGTTCCTGGATAGCGAATGTAAGACTGTTCCGTGGGTTAGGTGTCCCACTGATCATGGAGGAGCTAGGGACATGCTGCGACATGAGATATCCGTTCAAGGTTGACATGCTCGGCTTCTCCCGTGGCCGCAAACCCGTATCCGATTCACTTGGTCGTCGTAAGCTGTTGTTCGCCGTGGAGCCCGCTGAGCTCCCTTGAGCTGGACGCACTGGTAGCGCGCGGTATTCGATAGTCGAAGGAACTTTGACGTCGCGAGAGGGCTGAGAGACCAGGAATTCGTTCAAGGAAAGGACGGATGACATGTCGTCGATCGCGCTCTCCGAGTCTTGCGAGGCAAACGTCGGCACATATTCCTCTGCGACGCTCGGCGAACCATGACGAACGTATCCTGGCTCCTTTGGCGGCACTGAAGGGCTGGAGCGCACCGAGCCAGAGGATTTTTTGGAGACAGACTCATTACTCTTGACAGACTTGGTTTGATTGATTCCCATCACCGACCGGCCTTTGGAGATGCGATCTAGTGCCGCGGCGAGACTGGCGTATCCAATTCCCACGGCCTCCTCAGGGTGTGCTTCCTTCATAGACCAGTGAAAGGCCATGCCGCTGATTTGCAGAGTCTcattgttcttcttgaggGATTCGTGGATGCGATTGAGCTCGTGGCCCGGCCGACTCCATCCACGCTGAAGTTTACCCAGTGTCCCGCGGTGTTCCCATTGCACCAGTTTCAAGATGACCTTGTCGAGTTGTTGGAAATCACGGTAGGCCGCcacaaatttcttctggatctcGTCGATGACGATCTCGGGCAGAGAACGATTGGCGGCGGTCAATTCGGTGATTCCAGTCTCAATGGCCCACAGGGTGCGGCACGTATCAAGAAAGGTATGTGACAATTCGCGAAAGCCATCGGGCAGATCCTGCGTCGTGCTAAGATAGTTCAGCATGTGGACCGAGATTTTGTTGCCTAGGGTTGTCGCCATGGCCGCAACCGCGCGGATGGCTTCCTCGGTCGC comes from Penicillium oxalicum strain HP7-1 chromosome I, whole genome shotgun sequence and encodes:
- a CDS encoding Dimethylglycine oxidase; translated protein: MSNTQRVVIIGAGIVGTNLADELVSRGWKNITVVEQGPLYMPGGSTSHAPGLVFQTTPSKTMTNLARYTVEKLESLEKDGQNCFNQVGGLEVATTPERLQDIKRRHGYASSWGIESHLVSAEQCLKLYPHLNKDVVLGGLHIPSDGLALAARATQLLIERTRAAGVNYLELTPVTGIERGYGKVTGVETPKGIIPADIVVSCAGFWGVELGAMVGLSIPLLPLAHQYAKTTAVPGLVGRELNKQINGKNAELPILRHQDHDLYYREHGDQFGIGYYGHRPMPVKASSLGLTPKNVDEQNMPSRLEFTEEDFAPAWKETQRLLPMLQETQIADGLNGVFSFTPDGGPIFGQAPNLDGFWVAEAVWVTHSAGVARAVAETLTTGHSAIDMSECELSRFEEVQLSPEYIEETSSQNFVEIYDILHPAQPRLSPRQLRTSPFYAREKELGAYFLELGGWERPFWYESNRELLNYLPPQWRPVARDSWSSKFYSPIAAAEAWKTRNAVAMFDMTSFHRFEVAGPGALDLLQRLSTADINTKPGTITYALFLNDHGGIRGDVFISRLEENLFQIGANSATDLAYLCREARHHSATGKLAQVRDITGSTCCIGLWGPRARDVLYETTTEDFSNKALPYFGVKRCIIKGIPITAFRKSYVGELGWELQTSAEYGQRLWDIIYQAGKIHGLIAAGRAAFNALRLEKGYRIYGADMTTEHTPFEAGVAGAVRASKWEDYVGKTALDRISPSAKQRPPRRLCCLAVDDGQSMIMGKEPVFYNNKAIGYVTSAAFGFTVRKPVAYAWLGGTMSQGTKVEIEYFGKRIRATVAADPLYDPDSKRMLADGLSTDAEVKKCINARL